From Zhongshania aliphaticivorans, one genomic window encodes:
- a CDS encoding glutathione S-transferase family protein: MKLYTYEPAPNPRRLGLFIKHKGISIDTQAIDMMTKEQFSDSFCAINPRSTLPTLVLDDDTVLTDTIAICLYLDGLHPEKPLFGRNDLERAQVIGRCHQIFFEGFSAVAEVLRNKGEAFKDRPLPGPLKMPQIPALIDRGNLRIGAFYETMNEELTGRDFLVGNNLSQADIDLYVTLGFSGWVKRQIPDNCPVLQNWFSGMKTRFGE; the protein is encoded by the coding sequence GTGAAATTATATACCTATGAACCGGCACCAAATCCGCGGCGCCTCGGGCTGTTTATTAAGCACAAGGGTATTAGTATCGATACCCAAGCGATTGATATGATGACGAAGGAGCAGTTTTCTGACAGCTTTTGCGCCATCAATCCGCGGTCTACCCTGCCAACCTTGGTACTCGACGACGACACTGTGTTGACCGATACCATTGCGATCTGTCTGTACCTCGATGGCTTACACCCAGAGAAGCCCTTGTTTGGTCGCAACGATTTAGAGCGGGCTCAGGTTATTGGTCGCTGCCACCAGATATTTTTTGAAGGCTTCTCCGCAGTGGCGGAAGTGCTGCGCAATAAGGGTGAGGCCTTTAAGGATCGGCCGTTGCCGGGCCCGTTAAAAATGCCACAAATTCCGGCGTTAATTGACCGGGGTAATCTTCGTATAGGCGCTTTTTACGAGACGATGAATGAAGAGCTTACCGGTCGAGATTTCTTAGTTGGCAATAACCTGAGTCAGGCAGATATTGATCTCTATGTAACCTTGGGCTTTTCTGGCTGGGTTAAACGCCAAATTCCAGACAATTGTCCAGTACTACAAAACTGGTTTAGCGGTATGAAAACGCGCTTCGGTGAGTAG
- a CDS encoding OmpA family protein, with amino-acid sequence MISVVAMSPFLRAQLVNVELLGSSLTAPVNGALSDVDLLSGGGDGFNNLLGVEVLGDSALLGVSISGQDILLLGAPVADDPAGGALAPLLGIGDSQGAVLEFLQDTASGGNVDPTVLTIELPGASDGSGSSFDNSKDRVPSSKTDSLGGVSKAGAYRCIDKDHDSVCDSQDQCPNSPANVMVLPSGCHLDMTAPLELHGVTFAVDTALLTTSSVATLRQAARILKENPKLKFEISGHTDDLGSERYNQRLSERRADAVKNYFLAEGVPVGMLVVTGYGESRPLISVDGLAGQALADARARNRRVELVVIKNKAQY; translated from the coding sequence GTGCCTTGTCGGATGTGGATTTGCTTAGTGGTGGGGGCGACGGCTTTAATAATTTATTGGGTGTTGAAGTGCTCGGCGACAGTGCGCTTCTTGGTGTGAGTATTAGCGGTCAAGATATCTTGTTACTGGGCGCTCCGGTTGCCGACGATCCGGCGGGTGGTGCGTTAGCGCCATTATTGGGTATAGGCGACTCTCAAGGCGCTGTTCTTGAGTTTTTACAAGATACAGCGAGCGGCGGTAATGTTGATCCCACTGTTTTAACCATTGAGTTGCCCGGTGCCAGCGACGGTTCGGGAAGCAGTTTTGATAATAGTAAAGACAGAGTGCCAAGCTCAAAAACGGATTCTTTGGGTGGAGTTTCTAAAGCTGGTGCTTATCGCTGCATCGATAAAGATCATGACAGCGTTTGCGATAGCCAAGACCAGTGCCCTAACTCCCCCGCTAATGTAATGGTGTTGCCCTCGGGCTGCCATCTTGATATGACAGCTCCTTTAGAGTTGCACGGCGTGACATTCGCTGTGGATACCGCGTTGTTGACAACATCGTCTGTTGCGACACTCCGCCAGGCGGCACGAATCCTTAAAGAAAATCCAAAACTTAAGTTTGAAATCTCCGGCCATACTGATGATCTGGGAAGTGAGCGCTATAATCAGCGCCTGTCAGAACGTCGTGCTGATGCCGTAAAAAACTATTTTCTCGCCGAAGGCGTTCCCGTAGGGATGCTTGTTGTTACAGGATATGGCGAAAGTCGCCCGCTAATAAGTGTTGATGGGCTTGCTGGCCAGGCCTTGGCAGATGCCCGAGCGCGGAATAGGCGAGTAGAGCTCGTTGTAATAAAGAATAAAGCTCAGTACTGA
- a CDS encoding PepSY domain-containing protein, protein MSKLKWCNVLVFVSATALATTANSDPLRGASGGRFGLPERPQLEQRLDASRVRDSMTANEAINIAEQRYGGRAVGAKKVGSAYRVRILQDNGKIKNVTID, encoded by the coding sequence ATGAGCAAATTAAAGTGGTGCAATGTTCTAGTATTCGTCAGCGCTACCGCACTGGCCACCACCGCCAACAGTGACCCGCTGCGCGGCGCCAGCGGCGGTCGCTTCGGCTTACCTGAGCGACCTCAACTTGAACAGCGTTTAGACGCCTCCAGAGTTCGCGACTCAATGACAGCCAACGAGGCAATTAATATTGCAGAGCAACGTTACGGCGGGCGAGCTGTTGGCGCAAAAAAGGTCGGTTCAGCCTATCGAGTCCGAATTCTACAAGACAACGGCAAAATCAAGAATGTCACGATTGATTGA
- a CDS encoding response regulator transcription factor has protein sequence MRILLVEDEQLLLDQLRRQFEQAGYACDCASDGSEGLFLGQENPYDLAVVDLGLPKLDGISVIKQWRSKGRKFPVLILTARDRWQDKVEGLESGADDYVAKPFQIEEVMARANALIRRSAGFASPKMEFGCITIDTGAKRALLNNQALELTAYEYNALEYMAMRSGQVVSKTDLTEHLYDQDFDRDSNVIEVFIARLRKKIDPDNTLKPISTLRGRGYRFELGETQH, from the coding sequence ATGCGCATACTACTTGTAGAAGATGAGCAGCTACTATTGGATCAACTCCGCCGCCAATTTGAGCAAGCTGGCTATGCCTGCGATTGTGCCAGCGACGGCAGCGAAGGCTTGTTTTTAGGGCAAGAAAACCCCTACGACCTAGCTGTAGTAGACCTCGGACTACCAAAGCTTGACGGAATTAGCGTCATAAAGCAGTGGCGTAGCAAAGGCCGAAAATTCCCCGTACTTATATTAACCGCCCGTGATCGCTGGCAAGACAAAGTAGAAGGCCTTGAATCAGGGGCCGATGACTATGTTGCCAAGCCCTTTCAAATAGAAGAGGTCATGGCAAGAGCCAATGCCCTGATTCGACGCTCGGCCGGGTTCGCAAGTCCGAAAATGGAATTTGGCTGTATTACGATCGACACCGGCGCCAAACGCGCATTGTTGAATAACCAGGCCCTAGAGTTAACCGCTTACGAGTACAATGCCTTGGAGTATATGGCCATGCGCAGCGGACAGGTGGTCTCCAAAACGGACTTAACCGAACACCTGTACGATCAGGACTTTGACCGCGACAGCAATGTTATTGAAGTGTTTATTGCCCGCCTACGTAAAAAAATTGACCCCGACAACACCTTAAAGCCGATCTCGACGCTTCGTGGCCGAGGCTACCGCTTTGAACTTGGCGAAACCCAACACTGA
- a CDS encoding ShlB/FhaC/HecB family hemolysin secretion/activation protein has product MAIDLPPVIPPQASTAERIEQYAALHSENIVDVNIGDYTLKISGNRYLSREQLDMIMSAAQSPAQAVSALNQAYYQLGHLLVTVYFAQRENTIFAHVINGKLAAVKAPDNIYPYFSTLIGDKDLQKSEFGSKQVLANLKSDRAGLDYAVSYQVGGDPEAYTLVFTEKPKADYDSTDLDFSVNNFGNRFLGRYFGNASLKHDFKSGVEALFSYDRALTELGEVNGGDYYDGYTFRLNYPSSFGLYGLEARYIEYARDADVSLTGDVGGDAGGNSTGLCTLALICDVSEALLGLDLNGLGSGTPLFPSPDGTNTTLNLYSETKSIAFSGEQVISSDSFQRLTTSQRLEKIDSYIEVKDYGLALDEPHTSLELGVKYTKVMRLFGFGTQLTAQGLLEAGLEADAGTLGTDSREGVVATGRRTGEFLIFKPRGGLKMAVADWASVKWDVISQYSDNKQLPLQQQFFLGGGSGLSAYLPGVLVGDSGLYTKLALESNGLPFAGLNFTPVVFVEYGQAWYEDAAGSAGDVRAIADAGFSVKLELGKTFETELIAATPMYDDNLDEKSLSALEVDFFWRLKLSF; this is encoded by the coding sequence ATGGCTATTGATTTACCGCCAGTAATACCGCCGCAGGCGTCAACAGCGGAGCGCATAGAGCAATACGCCGCTCTGCATTCTGAAAATATTGTCGACGTTAATATAGGCGATTACACCTTAAAAATTTCAGGTAATCGCTACCTAAGTCGTGAACAGCTGGACATGATTATGAGCGCCGCGCAGTCGCCCGCGCAGGCGGTGAGTGCACTAAATCAAGCTTATTACCAACTAGGTCATTTATTGGTGACGGTCTATTTTGCGCAACGCGAAAACACAATCTTTGCTCATGTTATTAACGGGAAATTAGCGGCGGTGAAGGCGCCTGATAATATTTACCCGTATTTTTCGACTTTGATTGGTGACAAAGACTTACAAAAATCGGAGTTTGGCAGTAAGCAGGTGCTGGCAAATTTGAAGAGTGATCGCGCTGGTTTGGATTACGCCGTTAGCTACCAAGTGGGGGGGGATCCGGAAGCCTATACTCTCGTGTTCACCGAAAAGCCCAAAGCCGACTATGACAGCACCGACCTTGATTTTAGCGTGAATAATTTTGGTAATCGGTTTCTTGGCCGCTACTTTGGCAATGCGAGCCTCAAACATGACTTTAAATCCGGTGTTGAGGCCTTATTTTCCTATGATCGGGCGCTAACAGAATTGGGGGAGGTCAATGGTGGTGATTATTACGACGGTTATACCTTTCGCTTGAACTACCCGAGCAGTTTCGGCCTCTATGGTTTAGAGGCGCGGTATATCGAGTACGCTAGAGATGCAGATGTTTCTTTGACGGGTGATGTGGGCGGAGATGCTGGCGGAAACTCGACGGGACTATGTACTTTAGCGCTAATTTGCGATGTCAGTGAGGCGCTGCTGGGCTTGGATTTAAACGGGCTTGGTAGCGGCACACCACTTTTTCCTTCACCGGACGGAACGAATACAACCCTTAATTTATATTCTGAAACAAAATCGATTGCCTTCAGTGGCGAGCAGGTAATCTCCAGCGACAGTTTTCAACGTCTGACGACATCCCAGCGCTTAGAGAAAATTGATAGCTATATTGAGGTAAAGGATTATGGCCTTGCCTTAGATGAGCCCCACACAAGCTTAGAGTTGGGGGTGAAGTACACCAAGGTGATGCGCTTGTTCGGCTTCGGCACCCAATTAACTGCACAGGGCTTGCTTGAGGCGGGGTTAGAGGCAGACGCCGGAACACTGGGAACTGATAGTCGGGAAGGCGTTGTCGCCACCGGGCGGCGGACTGGCGAGTTTCTTATCTTTAAACCCCGTGGTGGCTTGAAAATGGCCGTTGCCGACTGGGCCAGTGTAAAGTGGGATGTTATTAGTCAATACTCTGATAATAAGCAGTTGCCGCTGCAGCAGCAGTTCTTTTTGGGTGGCGGCAGTGGCCTTAGTGCCTATTTACCGGGTGTCTTGGTCGGTGATTCAGGTTTGTACACGAAGCTTGCGCTAGAGAGTAATGGGCTTCCCTTTGCGGGGCTGAATTTTACGCCCGTCGTTTTTGTGGAGTACGGGCAAGCTTGGTACGAGGATGCTGCCGGGAGTGCAGGCGACGTGCGCGCGATTGCGGATGCCGGGTTTAGTGTGAAACTGGAACTTGGCAAAACCTTTGAAACTGAGCTGATCGCGGCAACACCAATGTACGATGACAATCTAGACGAAAAGTCGCTATCGGCATTGGAAGTGGACTTTTTTTGGCGACTAAAACTGAGCTTTTAA
- a CDS encoding glycine zipper 2TM domain-containing protein has protein sequence MLKYSVIPLLALCSAVAQADHRHYSHSTTRLAWVTQVSPIYERISYSVPREQCWQESVSYEHRSNTAPILGAIIGGALGNELGHHKSNKRVGTVVGAVLGASVGSDISRRHQGHHYETVDRCEIQNRYEWREEIVGYNVSYRYQGEIYHTRLPYNPGKQIEIEVNVTPRG, from the coding sequence ATGTTGAAGTACTCTGTAATTCCCCTGCTCGCGCTCTGTTCTGCAGTAGCGCAAGCTGACCATCGCCATTACAGCCACAGCACAACCCGCCTCGCTTGGGTAACTCAGGTAAGCCCAATTTACGAGCGTATTAGCTACTCAGTGCCTCGCGAGCAATGCTGGCAAGAAAGCGTTTCTTACGAACACCGCAGCAATACCGCACCAATTCTGGGCGCCATCATAGGCGGCGCCTTAGGTAATGAACTTGGTCATCACAAAAGTAATAAACGAGTAGGCACTGTGGTTGGTGCGGTGCTCGGTGCCAGTGTCGGCAGCGATATCTCGCGACGGCATCAAGGCCATCATTACGAAACGGTTGACCGCTGCGAAATTCAAAACCGCTACGAATGGCGAGAAGAAATAGTTGGCTACAATGTCAGCTACCGCTATCAAGGTGAGATTTATCACACCCGTTTACCCTATAATCCGGGTAAGCAGATTGAGATTGAAGTTAATGTTACTCCCCGTGGATAA
- a CDS encoding ATP-binding protein, with amino-acid sequence MPRTRPSSITRRLIIASLTLMPILLGVTGIAIDRAHTNSLMSAEQEQLRLQFFGLLGALEWQDGEFEMGDRLKEPRFWQFRSGLYAEIRRRDNSIVWRSVSSDTLNLPAPQNMPRSGQEFFGEAKINQESYFTFHYHAIWETDNENEVPLLFSLYSQQSTLLNELNNFRRQISLWLGLVLIISSVVSAVILYWGLRPLRRLAKDLLRLEQGDTVQLSDNYPRELQGITHNLNQLLNKEKKQRERYRNTLADLAHSLKTPLAVLKSGSSDSNAVNEQITRMDNIINYQLKRAVSSGKQKLSSKTRVQSLVNRLNQSLEKVYRDKSIQFQNLLKLDLTLAIDEQDAMELFGNLLDNACKACQHKIVISAAETPLLCHIYIDDDGLGMSELQRETLIQRGLRGDQYGQGHGLGLAIVRDIIDSYEGELSFEQSTLGGLQTKITLAKS; translated from the coding sequence ATGCCGCGCACCCGCCCCAGTTCCATCACACGCCGTTTAATCATTGCCAGCCTTACCCTGATGCCAATATTACTGGGGGTAACCGGCATCGCAATAGACCGCGCCCACACCAATAGTTTAATGAGTGCGGAGCAGGAGCAATTGCGCCTACAATTTTTTGGTTTACTTGGCGCCTTAGAATGGCAAGACGGCGAATTTGAGATGGGCGACCGACTTAAGGAGCCCCGTTTTTGGCAGTTCCGCTCAGGCCTTTACGCTGAAATTCGTCGACGCGATAACTCAATAGTTTGGCGCTCAGTATCAAGTGACACGCTAAATCTGCCAGCACCGCAAAATATGCCACGCTCCGGTCAGGAATTTTTTGGCGAAGCGAAAATAAACCAAGAATCTTATTTTACATTTCACTACCATGCTATTTGGGAAACAGACAATGAAAATGAGGTTCCTCTCCTTTTCTCCCTTTACTCACAACAAAGCACACTGCTCAACGAGCTAAATAATTTTCGTCGTCAGATTAGCCTATGGCTTGGCCTCGTATTAATCATTTCGTCGGTCGTGAGCGCTGTTATTCTGTATTGGGGGCTACGCCCACTTCGACGACTTGCGAAAGACCTTCTCCGTCTAGAACAAGGTGACACTGTCCAGCTCAGCGACAATTACCCAAGAGAGCTGCAAGGCATTACTCACAATCTTAATCAACTACTCAATAAAGAAAAGAAGCAGAGAGAGCGTTACCGCAACACCCTCGCGGATCTCGCTCACAGCCTTAAAACTCCACTAGCCGTACTTAAATCTGGCAGTAGCGACAGCAATGCGGTGAATGAACAAATTACCCGCATGGACAATATAATTAACTACCAGCTTAAGCGCGCAGTAAGCAGCGGCAAACAGAAATTGAGCAGTAAAACCCGTGTTCAATCACTAGTAAATCGCCTTAATCAATCTCTTGAAAAAGTCTATCGCGACAAATCAATACAATTTCAAAACTTATTAAAACTCGATTTAACGCTGGCCATAGATGAGCAAGATGCCATGGAATTATTTGGCAACCTTTTGGACAATGCCTGCAAGGCCTGCCAACACAAGATCGTAATTAGCGCCGCTGAAACACCTCTGCTATGCCATATATACATAGACGATGATGGCCTTGGCATGAGCGAACTGCAGCGCGAGACTCTCATACAAAGAGGGCTGCGTGGGGATCAATACGGACAAGGACACGGTCTAGGCCTTGCTATTGTTAGAGACATCATTGACAGCTATGAAGGCGAACTGAGCTTTGAGCAATCTACACTCGGCGGCTTGCAAACTAAGATCACCTTAGCAAAATCATAA